In the Staphylococcus condimenti genome, one interval contains:
- the sarA gene encoding global transcriptional regulator SarA, with amino-acid sequence MAVSKIKNSSDLLAMVTYADKMKSIIKKEFSISFEEFAVLTFISQSDDSEYYLKDIINHLNYKQPQVVKAVKNLSQEDYFDKKRNEQDERTVLILVNSKQRDKINELLNRINERIVKANKEVKI; translated from the coding sequence ATGGCCGTTTCTAAAATTAAAAATTCATCTGACTTACTAGCTATGGTAACTTATGCAGATAAAATGAAAAGTATCATCAAGAAAGAATTCTCAATCAGCTTTGAAGAGTTTGCTGTTTTAACTTTCATCAGCCAATCTGATGATAGCGAATACTATCTTAAAGATATTATCAACCACTTAAACTACAAACAACCACAAGTTGTTAAAGCAGTAAAAAATCTTTCTCAAGAAGATTACTTCGATAAAAAACGTAACGAACAAGATGAAAGAACAGTTTTAATTTTAGTTAATAGTAAACAACGCGATAAAATTAATGAGTTGTTAAACAGAATTAACGAACGCATTGTAAAAGCTAACAAAGAAGTTAAAATCTAA
- a CDS encoding SA0570 family protein: MKKILSAAIVSATVITGLGVSQADAASGNTIQNVQQIHHGDQSLEGVKLGQNIQDVLKKQKATGYSYKPDKTEHYYEFKTAKGLMIVTANGKKDNGVITGISMGYNKPDGPTFKEVRNQLGNTVKWRYHFDDRTGNFGYIKDGKTTYQFGTESPKDRNLKLYRIDIEK; encoded by the coding sequence ATGAAAAAAATATTATCAGCAGCTATCGTTTCTGCAACAGTTATCACTGGTTTAGGTGTCAGCCAAGCAGATGCAGCATCTGGCAATACCATTCAAAATGTTCAACAAATCCATCATGGTGATCAATCACTTGAGGGTGTAAAATTAGGTCAAAATATCCAAGATGTTCTAAAAAAACAAAAAGCGACTGGATATTCATACAAACCTGATAAGACTGAACACTATTATGAATTCAAAACGGCTAAAGGTTTAATGATTGTTACAGCCAATGGTAAAAAAGATAATGGTGTAATCACAGGTATTTCTATGGGATACAATAAACCTGACGGTCCTACATTCAAAGAAGTGCGTAATCAATTAGGAAATACTGTGAAATGGCGCTATCATTTTGATGATAGAACTGGCAATTTCGGTTACATTAAAGATGGAAAAACAACATATCAATTTGGTACAGAATCTCCAAAAGATAGAAACTTAAAACTTTATCGCATTGATATCGAAAAATAA
- a CDS encoding alpha/beta fold hydrolase: protein MELYTTKDDTALNYETMGSGQPIVMIHSAFENYSIFNQIAEKLSSSYQIVLIDLRGHGFSDKPLHINFETYASDIKELMDFLYIRHAFFIGQELGSSIAADFAVKHPEYTDALVLVNPTKVQKELPAERLFKKYADKIRTWEDEKQEKFLDKHTYGSLKKIKKFSKNVADTTGLMTDYEKDAVEQSFKRDYIGLELNEIKAPTLIIAGKYDERSTSEDIETFLHEIPDAQLETFKQSGLYPMAEEMRGFLEVITAFFNVKEVMEDEQKRLHNSNK, encoded by the coding sequence ATGGAACTATATACGACGAAAGATGATACGGCGCTTAATTACGAAACGATGGGAAGCGGCCAACCTATTGTGATGATACATTCGGCATTTGAAAATTATTCAATCTTTAATCAAATTGCTGAAAAATTATCAAGTTCATACCAAATTGTATTAATTGATTTACGTGGGCACGGATTTTCTGATAAACCGTTGCATATTAATTTTGAAACTTATGCTTCAGACATTAAAGAATTGATGGATTTTTTATACATTCGCCATGCTTTTTTTATCGGACAAGAATTAGGCAGTTCTATTGCGGCAGATTTTGCAGTTAAACACCCAGAATATACTGATGCACTTGTATTAGTTAATCCGACAAAGGTTCAAAAAGAATTGCCAGCTGAACGTTTATTTAAAAAATATGCTGATAAAATCAGAACTTGGGAAGATGAAAAACAAGAGAAATTTTTAGATAAACATACTTATGGTTCATTGAAAAAAATAAAAAAATTCTCGAAAAATGTTGCAGATACAACCGGGCTTATGACAGATTATGAAAAAGATGCTGTAGAACAATCATTTAAGAGAGATTATATCGGTTTAGAATTAAATGAAATTAAAGCGCCGACATTAATCATAGCAGGTAAATATGACGAGCGTTCTACATCAGAAGATATCGAAACATTTTTACATGAAATTCCAGACGCGCAATTAGAAACTTTTAAACAATCTGGTTTATATCCAATGGCTGAAGAAATGAGAGGATTTTTAGAAGTGATTACAGCTTTCTTCAATGTTAAGGAAGTAATGGAAGATGAGCAAAAAAGACTTCATAATTCAAATAAATAA
- a CDS encoding HAD family hydrolase gives MSLEGIKAVVFDLEGTLLDRKKSRDKFIEEQYERFHDYFVHIQAQDFKKQFIELDDDEDHDKPELYKAIIKRFHIDRLSWKDLFSDFEMHFYRYVFPYHDTQYTLERLVQRGYLIGVIANGKSHIKQYRLDSLGILSYINFLSTSEMVGYRKPHPRIFEDIIEQLGVKAEEVMYVGDDALNDVAPARAMGMVSVWFNHEDEEVELAPEEHEVDYEISTLEELLEILPDVAPNPEESEEANGTIYDER, from the coding sequence ATGAGTTTAGAAGGAATTAAAGCAGTTGTCTTTGACTTAGAAGGTACATTGTTGGATCGTAAAAAATCGAGAGATAAATTTATAGAAGAGCAGTATGAGCGTTTTCATGACTACTTTGTACATATTCAAGCACAAGATTTTAAAAAGCAGTTTATTGAATTAGATGATGATGAAGATCATGATAAACCTGAATTGTATAAAGCGATTATTAAGCGATTCCATATTGACCGTTTATCTTGGAAAGATTTATTCTCTGATTTTGAGATGCATTTTTATCGTTATGTTTTCCCTTATCATGACACACAATATACATTAGAGCGTTTAGTGCAGCGAGGTTACTTGATAGGTGTCATTGCAAACGGCAAATCGCATATTAAACAATATCGTTTAGACAGCTTAGGCATTTTGTCTTATATCAACTTTTTGTCTACATCTGAAATGGTGGGTTATAGAAAACCGCACCCTAGAATTTTTGAAGATATCATTGAGCAATTAGGGGTCAAAGCTGAAGAAGTGATGTATGTCGGTGATGATGCGTTGAATGATGTAGCCCCTGCAAGAGCGATGGGTATGGTAAGTGTGTGGTTTAACCATGAAGATGAAGAAGTTGAGTTAGCACCTGAAGAACATGAAGTGGATTATGAGATTTCAACACTTGAAGAATTATTGGAGATACTTCCAGACGTAGCACCTAATCCTGAGGAGAGTGAAGAGGCAAATGGAACTATATACGACGAAAGATGA